Proteins encoded in a region of the Rhodococcus sp. SBT000017 genome:
- the miaA gene encoding tRNA (adenosine(37)-N6)-dimethylallyltransferase MiaA codes for MTDGASDSVTTPVAVIGPTAAGKSDLALDLAEGLGGEIVNIDAMQQYRGMDIGTAKLPVAERRGIPHHQLDVLEVTDIATVARYQAAAVADVEDIRSRGLRPIIVGGSMMYVQSLLDEWAFPATDPVVRAKWEAVLERDGVEEIHRALTAADPEAAASILPTDGRRMVRALEVVELTGQPFAASAPKIGAPRWGTVVLGVDRDTAELDDRIAERTRLMFESGLLDEVEGLLASGLREGVTASRAIGYAQALDVLAGEYDVEFARERTFIGTRRYVRRQRSWFRRDERVRWLDGASPTLRSDALSAIDPS; via the coding sequence GTGACTGACGGGGCGAGCGATTCGGTCACGACTCCGGTCGCGGTCATCGGGCCGACTGCCGCAGGCAAATCCGATCTGGCTCTCGATCTGGCCGAGGGACTCGGCGGCGAAATAGTCAATATCGACGCCATGCAGCAGTACCGGGGGATGGACATCGGGACCGCGAAACTGCCCGTCGCGGAGCGGCGCGGAATTCCGCACCATCAACTCGATGTGCTCGAGGTCACCGACATCGCTACCGTCGCGCGGTACCAAGCGGCTGCGGTCGCCGACGTCGAGGACATTCGATCGCGGGGTCTGCGGCCGATCATCGTCGGCGGATCGATGATGTACGTGCAGTCGTTGCTCGACGAATGGGCCTTTCCGGCCACCGACCCCGTCGTCCGAGCGAAATGGGAAGCAGTCCTCGAACGCGACGGCGTCGAGGAGATCCATCGCGCGTTGACGGCCGCCGATCCCGAGGCTGCCGCATCGATCCTGCCCACCGACGGCAGGCGCATGGTCCGGGCGCTCGAGGTGGTGGAGCTGACCGGGCAGCCGTTCGCGGCCTCGGCCCCGAAGATCGGCGCACCTCGCTGGGGCACGGTGGTGTTGGGAGTCGACCGCGACACAGCAGAACTGGACGATCGGATCGCCGAGCGCACTCGGCTGATGTTCGAGAGCGGACTGCTCGACGAGGTGGAGGGGCTGCTCGCCTCGGGACTACGGGAGGGCGTCACCGCGTCGCGGGCGATCGGGTACGCGCAGGCTCTCGACGTGTTGGCGGGGGAGTACGACGTCGAGTTCGCACGCGAACGGACGTTCATCGGAACCAGACGCTACGTGCGACGCCAACGATCCTGGTTTCGCCGCGACGAACGCGTTCGTTGGCTCGACGGTGCCTCGCCCACGCTGAGGTCGGACGCCTTGTCTGCGATCGACCCCTCGTAG
- a CDS encoding class III extradiol dioxygenase subunit B-like domain-containing protein, whose product MFRAAALVPSPPLLVPELMGAGAAETADLRTAAVSATTHLASMVDRWIVLGVDRTSSTYGEATVGTLRGFGVDVVVSLSGGTAQTAADPDLPLAVLIAGWLRGVAAPDDAVEVRTIAADASPGWCAEFGEELRREIDASAQSWGVLVLADGANTLTPKAPGSFDERAEELQRRIDDALASADVDALARLDPDLCASLGVGGRAAWQVLAALAGADATTTSELYRGAPFGVGYFVGTWARD is encoded by the coding sequence GTGTTTCGTGCCGCGGCCCTGGTGCCCTCTCCGCCGTTGCTGGTCCCCGAATTGATGGGCGCGGGGGCGGCCGAGACGGCCGATCTTCGGACCGCCGCCGTCAGCGCGACGACTCACTTGGCGTCGATGGTCGACCGCTGGATCGTCCTCGGCGTCGATCGCACGTCGTCCACGTACGGCGAGGCAACGGTCGGCACGTTGCGGGGCTTCGGAGTCGATGTGGTGGTGAGCCTGTCCGGCGGCACAGCGCAGACTGCGGCAGACCCGGACCTGCCGCTGGCCGTTCTGATCGCGGGGTGGCTGCGAGGAGTGGCTGCGCCCGACGATGCGGTCGAGGTCCGCACGATCGCGGCCGATGCGAGCCCCGGGTGGTGCGCCGAGTTCGGCGAGGAGCTACGCCGAGAAATCGACGCTTCGGCGCAGAGCTGGGGCGTTCTGGTGCTGGCAGACGGAGCGAACACACTGACTCCGAAGGCCCCTGGATCGTTCGACGAGCGCGCCGAGGAGCTCCAGCGCCGGATCGACGATGCCCTCGCGAGCGCCGATGTCGATGCATTGGCGCGTCTGGATCCGGACCTGTGCGCATCGCTCGGTGTCGGCGGCAGAGCGGCATGGCAGGTGCTGGCAGCGCTCGCCGGAGCCGATGCGACAACGACGAGCGAGCTCTACCGAGGTGCTCCCTTCGGGGTCGGGTACTTCGTGGGGACCTGGGCTCGTGACTGA
- the miaB gene encoding tRNA (N6-isopentenyl adenosine(37)-C2)-methylthiotransferase MiaB produces the protein MPFTDGSATSPRSYEVRTHGCQMNVHDSERLSGLLEEAGYVPADAGTDADLVVFNTCAVRENADNKLYGNLGMLRPAKTRNPNMQIAVGGCLAQKDRNTVVEKAPWVDVVFGTHNIGSLPVLLERARHNEQAQVEILESLEAFPSTLPAKRESAYAGWVSISVGCNNTCTFCIVPALRGKEIDRRPGDILAEVQALVDQGVLEVTLLGQNVNAYGASFADPDMPRDRGAFASLLTACGSIEGLERVRFTSPHPAEFTDDVIEAMASTPNICPTLHMPLQSGSDRILKAMRRSYRQSKFMGIIDKVRAAMPHAAVTTDIIVGFPGETEEDFQQTLDVVRRAKFANAYTFQYSKRPGTPAADMPDQVPKEVVQERYLRLIALQEEIVLAANQALIGTEVELLVATGEGRKNAATHRMSGRARDGRLVHFAVDADRVSEIRPGDVVTTTLTAAAPYHLIADAGVLTHRRTAAGDAHERGVMPKTAPIGVGLGLPSIGAPAPLPVETGCTA, from the coding sequence GTGCCGTTCACCGACGGGTCGGCGACGAGTCCCCGCAGCTACGAAGTGCGTACGCACGGTTGTCAGATGAACGTCCACGATTCGGAGCGGTTGTCCGGGTTGCTCGAGGAAGCGGGCTACGTTCCTGCCGACGCAGGCACCGACGCAGATCTGGTCGTGTTCAACACGTGCGCGGTGCGCGAGAATGCCGACAACAAGCTGTACGGCAACCTGGGTATGTTGCGGCCCGCGAAGACGCGGAACCCCAACATGCAGATCGCCGTGGGGGGTTGCCTGGCGCAGAAGGATCGCAACACCGTCGTAGAGAAGGCGCCGTGGGTCGACGTCGTCTTCGGAACACACAACATCGGGTCGTTGCCGGTATTGCTCGAGCGCGCCCGGCACAACGAACAGGCACAGGTCGAGATCCTGGAGTCCCTCGAGGCGTTCCCGTCGACCCTGCCGGCGAAGCGCGAATCGGCATACGCGGGCTGGGTGTCGATCTCGGTGGGCTGCAACAACACCTGCACGTTCTGCATCGTCCCGGCCCTGCGCGGCAAGGAGATCGACCGCAGGCCGGGGGACATCCTCGCCGAGGTGCAGGCTTTGGTGGATCAGGGCGTACTCGAGGTGACGTTGCTCGGCCAGAACGTCAATGCGTACGGTGCCTCGTTCGCCGATCCGGACATGCCTCGTGATCGCGGCGCGTTCGCGTCGCTGCTGACCGCATGCGGCTCGATCGAGGGTCTCGAGCGAGTGCGGTTCACGTCACCGCACCCGGCCGAGTTCACCGACGACGTCATCGAGGCGATGGCGTCCACCCCGAACATCTGTCCCACCTTGCACATGCCGCTGCAGTCCGGATCGGATCGAATACTCAAGGCGATGCGCAGGTCCTACCGGCAGAGCAAGTTCATGGGCATCATCGACAAGGTGCGCGCGGCCATGCCGCACGCGGCTGTCACCACCGACATCATCGTCGGTTTCCCGGGCGAGACCGAAGAGGATTTCCAGCAGACCCTCGACGTGGTGCGGCGGGCGAAGTTCGCGAACGCCTACACCTTCCAGTACTCCAAGCGGCCGGGAACGCCCGCCGCCGACATGCCAGACCAGGTGCCCAAAGAAGTTGTGCAAGAACGGTACCTGCGATTGATCGCCCTGCAGGAGGAGATCGTCCTGGCTGCCAACCAGGCTCTGATCGGTACCGAGGTCGAGCTGCTCGTCGCCACCGGTGAAGGTCGCAAGAACGCGGCAACCCATCGGATGAGTGGGCGAGCCAGGGACGGTCGACTCGTGCACTTCGCAGTCGACGCCGATCGCGTGAGCGAGATCCGCCCGGGCGACGTCGTCACGACCACACTCACTGCGGCCGCCCCGTACCACCTCATCGCCGATGCCGGCGTACTCACCCACCGCCGTACGGCCGCAGGAGACGCCCACGAACGTGGGGTGATGCCGAAGACGGCACCGATCGGCGTCGGCCTCGGACTTCCCTCGATCGGCGCACCGGCGCCGCTACCGGTAGAGACAGGATGCACCGCATGA
- a CDS encoding amino acid ABC transporter ATP-binding protein, producing MISLKSVDKHFGDLHVLKDINLEVPAGQVVIVVGPSGSGKSTLCRTINRLEPIDSGAIEVDGDLLPAEGKALAALRADVGMVFQSFNLFAHKTILQNVMLAPMKVRKQKKDEAEKSALALLERVGIANQADKYPAQLSGGQQQRVAIARSLAMNPKVMLFDEPTSALDPEMVNEVLDVMTSLAKEGMTMLVVTHEMGFARKAGDRVIFMADGAVVEDTDPETFFKSPKSERAKDFLGKILGH from the coding sequence ATGATCTCGCTCAAATCCGTCGACAAACATTTCGGTGATCTGCACGTCCTCAAGGACATCAACCTGGAAGTGCCGGCCGGACAGGTCGTCATCGTCGTGGGTCCCTCCGGATCGGGCAAGTCGACCTTGTGCCGAACGATCAACCGGTTGGAACCGATCGATTCCGGTGCCATCGAGGTCGACGGAGATCTACTCCCCGCGGAGGGTAAGGCCCTCGCCGCATTGCGCGCCGACGTGGGCATGGTGTTCCAGTCGTTCAACCTGTTCGCCCACAAGACGATTCTGCAGAACGTCATGCTCGCGCCGATGAAGGTGCGCAAGCAGAAGAAGGACGAGGCAGAGAAGAGCGCGTTGGCTCTGCTCGAGCGCGTGGGTATCGCCAACCAGGCCGACAAGTACCCCGCTCAGCTGTCCGGTGGTCAGCAGCAGCGCGTCGCCATCGCTCGATCTCTCGCCATGAATCCCAAGGTGATGCTCTTCGACGAGCCCACCTCGGCCCTCGACCCCGAAATGGTCAACGAGGTACTCGACGTCATGACCTCACTCGCCAAGGAGGGCATGACAATGCTCGTCGTCACCCACGAGATGGGGTTCGCCCGTAAGGCAGGCGACCGCGTCATCTTCATGGCCGACGGTGCCGTCGTCGAGGACACCGATCCGGAGACGTTCTTCAAATCCCCCAAGTCCGAACGCGCCAAGGACTTCCTCGGCAAGATCCTCGGTCACTGA
- a CDS encoding glutamate ABC transporter substrate-binding protein → MRITRPLRFGVAIAALSIVATACGGGEEARTISSSAESGNLIVGIKFDQPGLGLRNPDGTFTGFDVEVAKYVAGQLGVDEANIEFKEAPSAQRETLIENGEVDYVVATYSITDTRKEKVGFAGPYFVAGQSLLVSQDNTDITGADSLEGKRLCSVTGSTPAQNIADEYPGVSLQPYDTYSACVEALRNGTVDAVTTDDIILAGYAAQSPGQFKVVGEPFTTENYGIGLNKDDTEGRNQINDAIEEMVSSGAWEQAFNDTVGASGYPLPAEPTVDRY, encoded by the coding sequence GTGAGAATCACCCGACCGCTTCGTTTCGGTGTCGCCATCGCCGCTCTCTCCATCGTCGCCACCGCCTGCGGAGGCGGAGAAGAAGCCCGCACCATCTCGAGCAGCGCCGAATCCGGCAACCTCATCGTCGGCATCAAGTTCGACCAGCCCGGCCTCGGCCTGCGCAACCCCGACGGCACGTTCACAGGCTTCGACGTGGAGGTGGCCAAGTACGTCGCCGGTCAGCTCGGCGTCGACGAAGCGAACATCGAGTTCAAGGAAGCTCCCTCGGCGCAGCGCGAGACGCTGATCGAAAACGGTGAGGTCGACTATGTCGTCGCCACCTACTCGATCACCGATACCCGCAAGGAGAAGGTCGGCTTCGCCGGACCGTACTTCGTGGCAGGCCAGTCGTTGCTGGTGAGCCAGGACAACACCGACATCACCGGTGCCGATTCGCTCGAGGGCAAGCGTCTGTGCTCGGTCACCGGCTCCACCCCGGCACAGAACATCGCCGACGAGTACCCCGGTGTCTCGCTCCAGCCGTACGACACTTACTCCGCTTGCGTCGAAGCCCTGCGCAACGGCACCGTCGACGCCGTCACGACCGATGACATCATTCTCGCCGGTTACGCGGCTCAGTCCCCCGGACAGTTCAAGGTGGTCGGGGAGCCCTTCACGACGGAAAACTACGGAATCGGCCTGAACAAGGACGACACCGAGGGCCGCAACCAGATCAACGACGCCATCGAAGAGATGGTCTCGAGCGGTGCCTGGGAGCAGGCGTTCAACGACACCGTCGGCGCCTCCGGCTACCCCCTGCCGGCCGAGCCCACCGTCGACCGCTACTGA
- a CDS encoding amino acid ABC transporter permease, translating into MNLLSKYGDELIDAFLTTIYLTLASLVGALVIGTIIAAMRVSPVPIARGIAATYVTIFRNTPLTLIILFTSFGLYGTMGVSLASETSPNFLDDNNFRLAILGLSVYTASFVAESLRSGINTVPVGQAEAGRSLGMTFTQNISIVVLPQAFRAVVGPLGSVVIALTKNTTIASVIGVAEASFLMKEMIENEAAIFVVGGIFALGFMILTLPTGLLFGYISKRLAVS; encoded by the coding sequence TTGAACCTACTGAGCAAGTACGGCGATGAACTGATAGACGCGTTCCTGACGACCATCTACCTCACCCTGGCCTCCTTGGTCGGCGCGTTGGTCATCGGAACGATCATCGCCGCCATGCGGGTCTCCCCCGTTCCAATCGCACGTGGGATAGCCGCGACCTACGTCACTATCTTCCGTAATACCCCGCTTACCCTGATCATCCTGTTCACCTCCTTCGGGCTGTACGGGACAATGGGTGTCTCGCTGGCTTCCGAGACCTCGCCGAACTTCCTCGATGACAACAACTTTCGGTTGGCCATCCTCGGCCTGAGTGTCTACACAGCGTCGTTCGTCGCCGAATCGCTACGGTCGGGAATCAACACGGTTCCGGTCGGTCAGGCCGAGGCAGGCCGCTCACTCGGCATGACGTTCACGCAGAACATCTCCATCGTCGTTCTCCCCCAGGCATTCCGGGCCGTGGTCGGACCTCTCGGCAGCGTCGTGATCGCCCTGACGAAGAACACGACCATCGCATCGGTCATCGGCGTCGCCGAGGCGTCGTTCCTGATGAAGGAGATGATCGAGAACGAGGCCGCCATCTTCGTGGTCGGCGGCATCTTTGCGCTCGGTTTCATGATCCTGACGCTCCCGACCGGGTTGCTGTTCGGCTACATCAGCAAGCGATTGGCGGTGTCATGA
- a CDS encoding amino acid ABC transporter permease: protein MSDAVAVLYDVPGPKAVLRYRILTGVVAVISLGIAFLIYQALDSKGQLTADKWDPFLESTTWTTYLLPGIQGTLVAAALSIVFALILGAVLGIGRLSDHRVVRGISGTFVEVFRAVPVLILMIFLYAVYADYEVFKVKYLALAAVVTGLTLYNGSVIAEIVRAGVNSLPKGQREAASALGMRKSQVMLLVLLPQAVTAMLPAIISQMVVALKDSALGYVIGYVEVVRSGQQVGAFYSNYLPSLVVVAVIMIIINSSLTKLATAVEKRLRTGKSKSGTPVPAPDAGQAA, encoded by the coding sequence ATGAGTGATGCAGTAGCAGTTCTGTACGACGTCCCGGGTCCGAAAGCGGTACTGCGGTACCGCATCCTGACCGGAGTAGTAGCGGTGATTTCGCTGGGAATCGCCTTCCTCATCTACCAGGCCCTCGATTCCAAAGGTCAGCTGACCGCGGACAAGTGGGATCCGTTCCTCGAATCCACCACGTGGACCACCTACCTGCTTCCCGGCATTCAAGGCACGCTGGTGGCAGCGGCGCTGTCGATCGTGTTCGCCTTGATTCTCGGCGCCGTACTCGGTATCGGCAGGTTGTCCGATCACCGTGTGGTGCGTGGAATCAGCGGCACCTTCGTCGAGGTGTTCCGCGCGGTCCCGGTTCTGATCCTGATGATCTTCTTGTACGCCGTCTACGCCGATTACGAGGTCTTCAAGGTCAAGTACCTGGCCTTGGCGGCGGTGGTCACCGGCCTGACGCTGTACAACGGTTCGGTCATCGCCGAGATCGTGCGAGCAGGCGTCAATTCACTACCCAAGGGCCAGCGCGAGGCGGCGTCGGCGCTCGGAATGCGCAAGAGCCAGGTCATGCTCCTCGTCCTGCTCCCGCAGGCCGTCACTGCCATGCTTCCCGCGATCATTTCGCAGATGGTGGTGGCGCTGAAGGACTCGGCGCTCGGCTATGTCATCGGTTACGTCGAAGTGGTGCGATCCGGTCAACAGGTGGGTGCGTTCTACAGCAACTACCTGCCATCCTTGGTGGTCGTGGCCGTCATCATGATCATCATCAACTCCTCCCTGACCAAGCTCGCCACCGCGGTCGAGAAGAGGCTGAGAACCGGCAAGAGTAAATCCGGTACTCCCGTACCGGCTCCGGATGCCGGCCAGGCGGCCTGA
- a CDS encoding regulatory protein RecX has product MQQRDEGGGTEAQAKDVCLRLLTDRARSRHELEASLAKKGFTTEIANAVLDRLEKAKLVDDESFAQQWVQSRHKYSGKGKRALSMELRNKGVSSELAVHALDLIDAEDERRRAGELVRKRFRTLHLPDPNGPDARADRDKVVRKLVGMLARRGYSQGMAFAVVKEELDRVGADTGDFDGPDSM; this is encoded by the coding sequence GTGCAGCAGCGAGACGAAGGCGGCGGCACCGAGGCACAGGCGAAAGATGTCTGCCTTCGGCTGCTGACCGACCGAGCGCGCAGCAGGCACGAACTCGAAGCCAGCCTGGCCAAGAAGGGTTTCACCACCGAGATCGCGAACGCCGTTCTCGACCGGCTCGAGAAGGCCAAACTGGTCGACGACGAATCGTTCGCGCAGCAATGGGTTCAATCTCGGCACAAATACTCCGGCAAGGGCAAACGTGCACTGAGCATGGAGCTCCGCAACAAGGGAGTCAGTAGTGAACTCGCAGTGCATGCACTGGATCTGATCGATGCCGAGGACGAACGCCGTCGCGCAGGTGAGTTGGTACGCAAGCGATTCCGCACCCTGCATTTGCCCGATCCGAATGGACCCGACGCTCGCGCGGATCGAGACAAGGTGGTGCGCAAGTTGGTGGGCATGCTCGCGCGCCGCGGATACTCGCAAGGAATGGCATTTGCGGTGGTCAAAGAAGAACTCGACCGCGTCGGTGCCGACACCGGAGACTTCGACGGCCCCGACTCCATGTGA
- the recA gene encoding recombinase RecA, with protein MAAYDRDKALDLALAQIDKNFGKGSVMRLGDEVRQPIAVIPTGSIALDVALGIGGLPRGRVIEVYGPESSGKTTVALHAVASAQRAGGIAAFIDAEHALDPDYAKKLGVDTDALLVSQPDTGEQALEIADMLIRSGALDILVIDSVAALVPRAEIEGEMGDSHVGLQARLMSQALRKITGAMSNSGTTVIFINQLREKIGVMFGSPETTTGGKALKFYASVRLDIRRIETLKDGTDAIGNRTRVKVVKNKVAPPFKQAEFDIIYGKGISREGSLIDMGVEHGFIRKSGSWFTYEGDQLGQGKENARKFMLENPDVRDEIEKKIMEKLQIGADVTAEEPAAAPVDF; from the coding sequence ATGGCTGCATACGATCGCGACAAAGCACTCGATCTCGCACTCGCGCAGATCGACAAGAACTTCGGCAAGGGTTCGGTGATGCGCCTCGGCGACGAGGTCCGCCAGCCCATTGCCGTCATCCCCACGGGATCGATCGCGCTCGATGTGGCACTCGGCATCGGAGGGTTGCCGCGTGGACGTGTCATCGAGGTCTACGGTCCGGAATCCTCGGGTAAGACCACCGTCGCCCTTCACGCGGTGGCCAGTGCTCAGCGCGCCGGCGGCATCGCCGCCTTCATCGACGCCGAGCACGCACTGGATCCCGACTACGCGAAGAAGCTCGGTGTCGACACCGATGCACTGCTGGTGTCGCAGCCCGATACCGGTGAGCAGGCTCTCGAGATCGCCGACATGCTGATCCGTTCGGGTGCTCTCGATATCCTCGTGATCGACTCGGTGGCGGCATTGGTACCGCGCGCCGAGATCGAGGGCGAGATGGGCGACAGTCACGTGGGTCTGCAGGCCCGCCTGATGAGCCAGGCGTTGCGCAAGATCACCGGTGCCATGAGCAACTCCGGTACCACCGTCATCTTCATCAACCAGCTGCGCGAGAAGATCGGCGTCATGTTCGGCTCTCCCGAAACCACCACCGGTGGTAAGGCATTGAAGTTCTACGCCTCGGTGCGCCTCGACATCCGCCGCATCGAGACTCTGAAGGACGGAACCGACGCCATCGGTAACCGCACCCGGGTCAAGGTGGTCAAGAACAAGGTTGCGCCGCCGTTCAAGCAGGCCGAGTTCGATATCATCTACGGCAAGGGCATCAGCCGCGAAGGCTCGTTGATCGACATGGGCGTCGAGCACGGCTTCATCCGTAAGTCGGGTTCGTGGTTCACCTACGAAGGGGACCAGCTCGGCCAGGGCAAGGAGAACGCCCGCAAGTTCATGCTCGAGAACCCGGACGTGCGGGACGAGATCGAGAAGAAGATCATGGAGAAGCTGCAGATCGGCGCGGACGTCACCGCAGAAGAGCCCGCAGCTGCTCCGGTCGACTTCTAA